In Silene latifolia isolate original U9 population chromosome 3, ASM4854445v1, whole genome shotgun sequence, a single window of DNA contains:
- the LOC141649678 gene encoding secreted RxLR effector protein 161-like: MGEASYVIGVEISRDRSQRTLGLSQKAYIMKVLERFNMVKCNPNDVPIQKGDKFSLSMCPKTELERNSMKNFPYASLVGSLMYAQVCTRPDISLAVGMLGRYQSNPGMGHWSAAKKVLRYLKGTMNKMLTYRHTDQLEVIGYRLDFGGCVDSRKSTFGYVFALAGGAISWKSAKQTIIASSTMEAEFVACFEATIQALWYSKGIKHMEMKYLSVKEEVRKNTVSIEHIMTSANIADPLTKGLPPKTFLKHATDMGLEDNH, translated from the exons ATGGGAGAGGCGTCCTATGTGATCGGGGTGGAAATATCTCGAGACAGATCACAAAGGACATTAGGATTGTCTCAGAAAGCCTATATCATGAAGGTCTTAGAAAGATTTAACATGGTAAAATGTAATCCCAATGATGTTCCTATTCAGAAAGGGGATAAGTTCAGCTTGAGTATGTGTCCTAAGACTGAACTAGAACGAAATTCCATGAAAAACTTTCCTTATGCATCTCTGGTTGGAAGCTTAATGTATGCACAAGTCTGTACAAGACCTGACATAAGTTTAGCAGTGGGTATGTTGGGTCGATATCAGTCCAATCCTGGAATGGGTCATTGGAGCGCGGCTAAGAAAGTTTTAAGGTACTTAAAGGGAACAATGAACAAAATGCTCACTTATAGACATACTGATCAGCTTGAGGTTATTGGATATCGACTCGATTTTGGAGGGTGTGTGGACTCAAGGAAAAGCACTTTTGGTTATGTGTTTGCTTTGGCTGGGGGAGCAATCTCCTGGAAGAGTGCTAAACAAACAATTATCGCCTCATCCACTATGGAAGCTGAATTTGTAGCATGCTTTGAGGCTACTATTCAAGCTTTATG GTACTCTAAAGGAATAAAGCACATGGAAATGAAGTACCTATCAGTTAAGGAGGAAGTTCGGAAAAACACTGTGTCAATTGAGCACATCATGACTAGTGctaacatagcagatcctttgACTAAGGGATTACCTCCAAAGACATTTCTGAAGCATGCTACTGATATGGGTCTGGAGGATAATCATTAA